From the Syngnathoides biaculeatus isolate LvHL_M chromosome 10, ASM1980259v1, whole genome shotgun sequence genome, one window contains:
- the LOC133506934 gene encoding Friend virus susceptibility protein 1-like has product MRCFRRKTKSAQEAPEEEVAPGWEGITFREIEAVLRERGGRPGSWTGVNPAATPLALCDMLKRVDVNARGPLGGTQQMLWMCAEAWKNCVLELDKVRSAENQKAQEVIQLEVIVKELKEHLAKMQSITERAVMHISRVARRGRKKKPRKIEQAQIRSFTTGLSAQWNPEEWNGDMWGDDDDDNDLDDEYDRGARPDPPPQTGLYPSLKGLPIHPITRQKEQRRVIPDRIQDLMGADGRPILDENGERVQGLVPQAQPEPELFMTREDYTQEETTHIVTKYRQKPGEPIDVWLIRLLEEGADAVIIDAGDYQRFAALSTDSQLNAEFQGMCRVMGGDVGLPLSALYGAATQLIFPSYQDWPELRGQWSTIRDAVMRLTRLCMRHSISSDGSVEIRDGEVPKMIRDAIIRDAPPHYRAAVLTILLGAADLTFSMVKSRLAELATLGDWSNVSAPRDREPREKSRENRNGFAKNGKPEGSRSDMWRALIKAGVPAEEIDRVPTSALAEKCRQKGLQVRCFSGGGFPQMTMGVAELTSMLKELIKRLPIVPPTIPPIAPPTAPPLPREEEETSSSEEEEVSQVAAVQRRKKGKKGKNKRRHHSDE; this is encoded by the coding sequence ATGCGTTGTTTCAGAAGGAAAACTAAGAGTGCGCAAGAGgcaccagaggaggaggtggcgccCGGGTGGGAAGGAATCACTTTCCGAGAGATAGAAGCTGTCTTACGGGAGCGTGGGGGACGCCCCGGATCGTGGACAGGAGTGAATCCCGCTGCCACGCCGCTGGCATTATGTGATATGTTGAAGCGGGTGGATGTGAATGCTCGTGGTCCGCTGGGAGGCACGCAGCAGatgttgtggatgtgtgcggaagcttggaaaaattgcgtgttggagttggataaggttagaagcgcagaaaatcaaaaggcgcaagaggttatccagctagaggttatagtgaaagaattaaaggagcatttggcaaaaatgcagaGTATAACGGAAAGAGCTGTAATGCATATCTCCCGAGTGGCGCGAAGAGGGCGAAAGAAGAAACCTCGTAAAATAGaacaagcgcaaatccgttcatTCACCACTGGGCTGTCAGCGCAGTGGAATCCGGAGGAGTGGAACGGGGATAtgtggggggatgatgatgatgataatgatctTGATGATGAATATGATAGAGGTGCAAGACCGGACCCGCCACCACAGACCGGGTTGTATCCCTCGTTAAAGGGGCTGCCGATACACCCTATCACGCGACAAAAAGAGCAGCGACGCGTGATACCGGATCGAATCCAGGATCTGATGGGGGCGGACGGTCGACCGATTCTGGATGAAAATGGCGAGCGAGTGCAGGGGCTGGTCCCACAAGCGCAGCCAGAGCCAGAATTGTTTATGACTAGAGAAGATTATACACAGGAAGAGACTACTCATATTGTAACAAAGTATCGTCAGAAACCGGGCGAACCGATCGATGTTTGGCTCATTCGGTTGCTAGAGGAAGGAGCTGATGCCGTTATTATAGATGCTGGGGATTATCAGCGGTTCGCAGCGCTTTCCACCGATAGCCAGCTAAACGCAGAATTCCAGGGAATGTGCAGAGTCATGGGCGGTGATGTAGGGCTCCCTCTCTCGGCGTTATATGGGGCAGCCACGCAGCTGATATTTCCATCATATCAAGATTGGCCAGAACTGAGAGGGCAATGGTCAACCATCAGGGATGCAGTGATGAGATTGACACGGTTGTGTATGAGGCACTCAATTTCGAGTGATGGCTCTGTGGAAATAAGAGATGGGGAGGTCCCGAAAATGATCCGGGATGCGATAATACGTGATGCTCCCCCACATTATAGAGCGGCGGTATTAACTATTTTGTTGGGAGCCGCTGACCTGACATTCTCGATGGTGAAAAGTAGGTTGGCGGAGTTAGCAACGCTCGGAGACTGGTCTAACGTGAGTGCGCCGCGTGATCGTGAACCACGTGAAAAATCGAGGGAAAATCGGAACGGTTTCGCGAAAAATGGAAAACCTGAGGGAAGCAGAAGTGATATGTGGAGGGCACTAATCAAAGCAGGGGTTCCAGCTGAGGAAATTGACAGGGTTCCTACGTCAGCACTTGCTGAAAAATGCAGACAGAAGGGACTACAGGTTAGATGTTTCTCAGGAGGAGGCTTTCCTCAAATGACGATGGGCGTGGCGGAGTTAACCAGTATGCTCAAAGAGTTGATAAAGCGCCTTCCCATTGTCCCTCCTACCATTCCTCCTATTGCACCTCCCACAGCACCACCCTTAccacgggaggaggaggagacttcgtcaagcgaggaggaggaagtgagccAAGTAGCAGCAGTGCAGCGACGGAAAAAGGGgaagaaaggcaaaaataaacgACGCCATCATAGTGATGAATAG